The following are encoded together in the Cicer arietinum cultivar CDC Frontier isolate Library 1 chromosome 2, Cicar.CDCFrontier_v2.0, whole genome shotgun sequence genome:
- the LOC140919450 gene encoding dihydrolipoyllysine-residue acetyltransferase component 5 of pyruvate dehydrogenase complex, chloroplastic-like: MADDNAQSVAAAALALVNTVATGVELNVVSRNMVESLVVSTFRVGYTITTDALDALYKKIKSKGVTMTELFAKATALALAKHPVINSSWRDGNSFVYNSNINIAVVVAIDGGLITPVFQDVDKMFDILFLAVSNLS, encoded by the exons ATGGCGGATGACAATGCGC AGAGTGTTGCGGCGGCGGCTCTTGCACTGGTAAATACTGTAGCTACTGGTGTTGAGTTG AATGTTGTGAGTAGGAATATGGTTGAAAGTCTGGTTGTTTCCACCTTTAGAGTTGGTTACACCATCACCACTGATGCACTTGATGCTCTCTACAAGAAG aTCAAGTCAAAGGGAGTTACTATGACAGAATTGTTTGCCAAGGCTACTGCACTCGCACTCGCTAAGCACCCTGTTATAAACTCTAGTTGGAGGGATGGTAATAGCTTTGTATACAATAGCAACATCAACATTGCAGTTGTCGTGGCTATAGATGGCGGACTGATTACACCAGTGTTTCAGGATGTTGATAAGATGTTTGATATTCTATTTTTAGCTGTTTCTAATCTATCTTAA
- the LOC101499641 gene encoding uncharacterized protein isoform X4 codes for MACSYAPLLEHIPSSQRRKLARSDSIDSHSQNDRRLLFSSTPPLDATVKKEYQDCDSQVTCSMVQNDAIRVEKTNANTSIFPLCPTICDVPVTVKVEDSEILLNSVDNGGTGNESFQLDFPVLMVKEEIYESNFDDLDHVVLKERQRMLLARRLPVLPNPAFEANIGGLSENITEQTVEKVNGDIFSVDGKITVARDQCHDTFKGKKQFDSHGEQGIVPIDKDVPSSSTCPTSGKIKDEPWDNNEINNLNKDAMCSISVKLPDVKSEQEVHDDFNDDQVEHMSLTDRLNFLMAREDSRVNIPMSYSYLKKNKPSSPESSYNFSASAEPSSIKCARKRKKTATDSVETALEEDAPGLLQVLLDKGVFVDEIKLYGETGNDEALDESFCEDSFSELEDVITNIFSQRHSFIKFPLVRAGKGSRASYCLACLISLVEQTRHLKLQKWPVEWGWCRDLQSFIFVFHRHNRIVLERPEYGYATYFFELVQSLPVEWQIKRLVVAMKLTTCSRISIIENKALMPEGSLVCKPEFY; via the exons ATGGCGTGCTCTTACGCGCCCTTACTCGAACACATTCCCTCATCACAACGACGGAAATTAGCGCGTTCCGATTCCATTGATTCTCACTCCCAAAACGACCGTCGTTTACTCTTCTCCTCCACGCCTCCACTTGATGCCACTGTCAAAAAAGAATACCAAGATTGCGATTCACAG GTAACGTGTTCAATGGTTCAGAATGATGCTATTCGTGTGGAGAAAACCAATGCGAATACGAGTATTTTTCCGCTATGTCCGACAATTTGTGATGTTCCTGTTACTGTGAAGGTAGAAGATTCTGAGATTCTATTGAATTCTGTTGATAACGGGGGAACTGGAAATGAATCTTTTCAGTTAGATTTTCCTGTCCTGATGGTTAAAGAGGAGATTTATGAAAGCAATTTTGATGATTTAGATCATGTTGTACTGAAAGAAAGGCAAAGGATGCTGCTAGCTAG GAGGCTTCCAGTGCTACCAAATCCAGCTTTTGag GCTAATATTGGAGGATTGTCTGAAAACATTACGGAACAAACTGTTGAAAAAGTAAATGGTGATATTTTTTCTGTTGATGGAAAAATAACTGTTGCTCGAGATCAGTGTCATGACACATTCAAAGGAAAGAAGCAATTTGATTCACACGGGGAACAAGGTATTGTGCCTATAGATAAGGACGTCCCAAGTAGTTCAACTTGTCCAACCTCTGGCAAAATCAAGGATGAACCTTGGGATAACAATGAAATCAACAATCTTAACAAGGATGCGATGTGTAGCATCTCTGTCAAACTGCCAGATGTTAAAAGTGAACAGGAAGTCCATGACGACTTTAATGATGATCAAGTGGAACATATGAGTTTAACCGATCGATTAAACTTTCTCATGGCCAGAGAGGATTCTAGAGTAAATATTCCTATGAGCTACTCATATTTGAAGAAGAATAAGCCTTCTTCCCCTGAGTCAAGCTATAACTTTTCAGCATCTGCAGAACCTTCAAGCATCAAATGTGCacgaaaaagaaagaaaacagcCAC TGATTCAGTTGAAACAGCACTTGAGGAGGATGCCCCTGGCCTCTTGCAG GTATTGCTAGACAAAGGTGTATTTGTAGATGAAATTAAGCTTTATGGAGAGACAGGGAATGATGAAGCTCTGGACGAATCATTTTGTGAAGATAGCTTTTCAGAGCTTGAAGATGTGATAACAAAT ATTTTCTCTCAGCGCCACTCTTTCATAAAATTCCCTTTGGTTCGCGCTGGAAAGGGTTCGAGAGCGAGTTATTGCTTAGCTTGTTTAATCTCACTTGTGGAGCAG ACACGACATTTGAAGCTTCAAAAATGGCCTGTCGAGTGGGGTTGGTGCCGAGATCTtcaatcatttatttttgtttttcataggCATAACAG GATAGTGCTGGAACGCCCTGAATATGGTTATGCTACGTACTTCTTTGAGCTGGTACAATCCTTACCTGTTGAGTGGCAGATCAAGCGGTTGGTGGTTGCTATGAAGCTGACTACCTGCAGCAGGATTTCCATTATTGAGAACAAAGCATTAATG CCTGAAGGGTCCTTGGTATGTAAGCCGGAGTTCTATTGA
- the LOC101499641 gene encoding uncharacterized protein isoform X2, protein MACSYAPLLEHIPSSQRRKLARSDSIDSHSQNDRRLLFSSTPPLDATVKKEYQDCDSQVEDSEILLNSVDNGGTGNESFQLDFPVLMVKEEIYESNFDDLDHVVLKERQRMLLARRLPVLPNPAFEANIGGLSENITEQTVEKVNGDIFSVDGKITVARDQCHDTFKGKKQFDSHGEQGIVPIDKDVPSSSTCPTSGKIKDEPWDNNEINNLNKDAMCSISVKLPDVKSEQEVHDDFNDDQVEHMSLTDRLNFLMAREDSRVNIPMSYSYLKKNKPSSPESSYNFSASAEPSSIKCARKRKKTATDSVETALEEDAPGLLQVLLDKGVFVDEIKLYGETGNDEALDESFCEDSFSELEDVITNIFSQRHSFIKFPLVRAGKGSRASYCLACLISLVEQTRHLKLQKWPVEWGWCRDLQSFIFVFHRHNRIVLERPEYGYATYFFELVQSLPVEWQIKRLVVAMKLTTCSRISIIENKALMVGEDLAEGEAKVLMEYGWTPNSGLGTMLNYRDRVVHDRKSEDTSEWRSKIGKLLIDGYLGGTIVMPNIPKRVADYRCDLNPNLNSSVPMND, encoded by the exons ATGGCGTGCTCTTACGCGCCCTTACTCGAACACATTCCCTCATCACAACGACGGAAATTAGCGCGTTCCGATTCCATTGATTCTCACTCCCAAAACGACCGTCGTTTACTCTTCTCCTCCACGCCTCCACTTGATGCCACTGTCAAAAAAGAATACCAAGATTGCGATTCACAG GTAGAAGATTCTGAGATTCTATTGAATTCTGTTGATAACGGGGGAACTGGAAATGAATCTTTTCAGTTAGATTTTCCTGTCCTGATGGTTAAAGAGGAGATTTATGAAAGCAATTTTGATGATTTAGATCATGTTGTACTGAAAGAAAGGCAAAGGATGCTGCTAGCTAG GAGGCTTCCAGTGCTACCAAATCCAGCTTTTGag GCTAATATTGGAGGATTGTCTGAAAACATTACGGAACAAACTGTTGAAAAAGTAAATGGTGATATTTTTTCTGTTGATGGAAAAATAACTGTTGCTCGAGATCAGTGTCATGACACATTCAAAGGAAAGAAGCAATTTGATTCACACGGGGAACAAGGTATTGTGCCTATAGATAAGGACGTCCCAAGTAGTTCAACTTGTCCAACCTCTGGCAAAATCAAGGATGAACCTTGGGATAACAATGAAATCAACAATCTTAACAAGGATGCGATGTGTAGCATCTCTGTCAAACTGCCAGATGTTAAAAGTGAACAGGAAGTCCATGACGACTTTAATGATGATCAAGTGGAACATATGAGTTTAACCGATCGATTAAACTTTCTCATGGCCAGAGAGGATTCTAGAGTAAATATTCCTATGAGCTACTCATATTTGAAGAAGAATAAGCCTTCTTCCCCTGAGTCAAGCTATAACTTTTCAGCATCTGCAGAACCTTCAAGCATCAAATGTGCacgaaaaagaaagaaaacagcCAC TGATTCAGTTGAAACAGCACTTGAGGAGGATGCCCCTGGCCTCTTGCAG GTATTGCTAGACAAAGGTGTATTTGTAGATGAAATTAAGCTTTATGGAGAGACAGGGAATGATGAAGCTCTGGACGAATCATTTTGTGAAGATAGCTTTTCAGAGCTTGAAGATGTGATAACAAAT ATTTTCTCTCAGCGCCACTCTTTCATAAAATTCCCTTTGGTTCGCGCTGGAAAGGGTTCGAGAGCGAGTTATTGCTTAGCTTGTTTAATCTCACTTGTGGAGCAG ACACGACATTTGAAGCTTCAAAAATGGCCTGTCGAGTGGGGTTGGTGCCGAGATCTtcaatcatttatttttgtttttcataggCATAACAG GATAGTGCTGGAACGCCCTGAATATGGTTATGCTACGTACTTCTTTGAGCTGGTACAATCCTTACCTGTTGAGTGGCAGATCAAGCGGTTGGTGGTTGCTATGAAGCTGACTACCTGCAGCAGGATTTCCATTATTGAGAACAAAGCATTAATG GTTGGAGAAGATTTAGCTGAAGGTGAGGCAAAGGTGTTGATGGAATATGGCTGGACCCCAAACAGTGGACTGGGAACCATGCTTAACTACCGTGACAGAGTTGTGCATGATAGGAAGAGTGAGGACACTTCAGAGTGGCGATCTAAAATAGGGAAGTTGCTGATTGATGGTTATCTTGGTGGAACCATAGTGATGCCCAACATCCCAAAAAGAGTTGCAGATTACAGGTGTGATTTAAATCCCAACTTAAACTCTAGTGTTCCGATGAATGATTAG
- the LOC101499641 gene encoding uncharacterized protein isoform X1 translates to MACSYAPLLEHIPSSQRRKLARSDSIDSHSQNDRRLLFSSTPPLDATVKKEYQDCDSQVTCSMVQNDAIRVEKTNANTSIFPLCPTICDVPVTVKVEDSEILLNSVDNGGTGNESFQLDFPVLMVKEEIYESNFDDLDHVVLKERQRMLLARRLPVLPNPAFEANIGGLSENITEQTVEKVNGDIFSVDGKITVARDQCHDTFKGKKQFDSHGEQGIVPIDKDVPSSSTCPTSGKIKDEPWDNNEINNLNKDAMCSISVKLPDVKSEQEVHDDFNDDQVEHMSLTDRLNFLMAREDSRVNIPMSYSYLKKNKPSSPESSYNFSASAEPSSIKCARKRKKTATDSVETALEEDAPGLLQVLLDKGVFVDEIKLYGETGNDEALDESFCEDSFSELEDVITNIFSQRHSFIKFPLVRAGKGSRASYCLACLISLVEQTRHLKLQKWPVEWGWCRDLQSFIFVFHRHNRIVLERPEYGYATYFFELVQSLPVEWQIKRLVVAMKLTTCSRISIIENKALMVGEDLAEGEAKVLMEYGWTPNSGLGTMLNYRDRVVHDRKSEDTSEWRSKIGKLLIDGYLGGTIVMPNIPKRVADYRCDLNPNLNSSVPMND, encoded by the exons ATGGCGTGCTCTTACGCGCCCTTACTCGAACACATTCCCTCATCACAACGACGGAAATTAGCGCGTTCCGATTCCATTGATTCTCACTCCCAAAACGACCGTCGTTTACTCTTCTCCTCCACGCCTCCACTTGATGCCACTGTCAAAAAAGAATACCAAGATTGCGATTCACAG GTAACGTGTTCAATGGTTCAGAATGATGCTATTCGTGTGGAGAAAACCAATGCGAATACGAGTATTTTTCCGCTATGTCCGACAATTTGTGATGTTCCTGTTACTGTGAAGGTAGAAGATTCTGAGATTCTATTGAATTCTGTTGATAACGGGGGAACTGGAAATGAATCTTTTCAGTTAGATTTTCCTGTCCTGATGGTTAAAGAGGAGATTTATGAAAGCAATTTTGATGATTTAGATCATGTTGTACTGAAAGAAAGGCAAAGGATGCTGCTAGCTAG GAGGCTTCCAGTGCTACCAAATCCAGCTTTTGag GCTAATATTGGAGGATTGTCTGAAAACATTACGGAACAAACTGTTGAAAAAGTAAATGGTGATATTTTTTCTGTTGATGGAAAAATAACTGTTGCTCGAGATCAGTGTCATGACACATTCAAAGGAAAGAAGCAATTTGATTCACACGGGGAACAAGGTATTGTGCCTATAGATAAGGACGTCCCAAGTAGTTCAACTTGTCCAACCTCTGGCAAAATCAAGGATGAACCTTGGGATAACAATGAAATCAACAATCTTAACAAGGATGCGATGTGTAGCATCTCTGTCAAACTGCCAGATGTTAAAAGTGAACAGGAAGTCCATGACGACTTTAATGATGATCAAGTGGAACATATGAGTTTAACCGATCGATTAAACTTTCTCATGGCCAGAGAGGATTCTAGAGTAAATATTCCTATGAGCTACTCATATTTGAAGAAGAATAAGCCTTCTTCCCCTGAGTCAAGCTATAACTTTTCAGCATCTGCAGAACCTTCAAGCATCAAATGTGCacgaaaaagaaagaaaacagcCAC TGATTCAGTTGAAACAGCACTTGAGGAGGATGCCCCTGGCCTCTTGCAG GTATTGCTAGACAAAGGTGTATTTGTAGATGAAATTAAGCTTTATGGAGAGACAGGGAATGATGAAGCTCTGGACGAATCATTTTGTGAAGATAGCTTTTCAGAGCTTGAAGATGTGATAACAAAT ATTTTCTCTCAGCGCCACTCTTTCATAAAATTCCCTTTGGTTCGCGCTGGAAAGGGTTCGAGAGCGAGTTATTGCTTAGCTTGTTTAATCTCACTTGTGGAGCAG ACACGACATTTGAAGCTTCAAAAATGGCCTGTCGAGTGGGGTTGGTGCCGAGATCTtcaatcatttatttttgtttttcataggCATAACAG GATAGTGCTGGAACGCCCTGAATATGGTTATGCTACGTACTTCTTTGAGCTGGTACAATCCTTACCTGTTGAGTGGCAGATCAAGCGGTTGGTGGTTGCTATGAAGCTGACTACCTGCAGCAGGATTTCCATTATTGAGAACAAAGCATTAATG GTTGGAGAAGATTTAGCTGAAGGTGAGGCAAAGGTGTTGATGGAATATGGCTGGACCCCAAACAGTGGACTGGGAACCATGCTTAACTACCGTGACAGAGTTGTGCATGATAGGAAGAGTGAGGACACTTCAGAGTGGCGATCTAAAATAGGGAAGTTGCTGATTGATGGTTATCTTGGTGGAACCATAGTGATGCCCAACATCCCAAAAAGAGTTGCAGATTACAGGTGTGATTTAAATCCCAACTTAAACTCTAGTGTTCCGATGAATGATTAG
- the LOC101499641 gene encoding uncharacterized protein isoform X3, whose protein sequence is MVQNDAIRVEKTNANTSIFPLCPTICDVPVTVKVEDSEILLNSVDNGGTGNESFQLDFPVLMVKEEIYESNFDDLDHVVLKERQRMLLARRLPVLPNPAFEANIGGLSENITEQTVEKVNGDIFSVDGKITVARDQCHDTFKGKKQFDSHGEQGIVPIDKDVPSSSTCPTSGKIKDEPWDNNEINNLNKDAMCSISVKLPDVKSEQEVHDDFNDDQVEHMSLTDRLNFLMAREDSRVNIPMSYSYLKKNKPSSPESSYNFSASAEPSSIKCARKRKKTATDSVETALEEDAPGLLQVLLDKGVFVDEIKLYGETGNDEALDESFCEDSFSELEDVITNIFSQRHSFIKFPLVRAGKGSRASYCLACLISLVEQTRHLKLQKWPVEWGWCRDLQSFIFVFHRHNRIVLERPEYGYATYFFELVQSLPVEWQIKRLVVAMKLTTCSRISIIENKALMVGEDLAEGEAKVLMEYGWTPNSGLGTMLNYRDRVVHDRKSEDTSEWRSKIGKLLIDGYLGGTIVMPNIPKRVADYRCDLNPNLNSSVPMND, encoded by the exons ATGGTTCAGAATGATGCTATTCGTGTGGAGAAAACCAATGCGAATACGAGTATTTTTCCGCTATGTCCGACAATTTGTGATGTTCCTGTTACTGTGAAGGTAGAAGATTCTGAGATTCTATTGAATTCTGTTGATAACGGGGGAACTGGAAATGAATCTTTTCAGTTAGATTTTCCTGTCCTGATGGTTAAAGAGGAGATTTATGAAAGCAATTTTGATGATTTAGATCATGTTGTACTGAAAGAAAGGCAAAGGATGCTGCTAGCTAG GAGGCTTCCAGTGCTACCAAATCCAGCTTTTGag GCTAATATTGGAGGATTGTCTGAAAACATTACGGAACAAACTGTTGAAAAAGTAAATGGTGATATTTTTTCTGTTGATGGAAAAATAACTGTTGCTCGAGATCAGTGTCATGACACATTCAAAGGAAAGAAGCAATTTGATTCACACGGGGAACAAGGTATTGTGCCTATAGATAAGGACGTCCCAAGTAGTTCAACTTGTCCAACCTCTGGCAAAATCAAGGATGAACCTTGGGATAACAATGAAATCAACAATCTTAACAAGGATGCGATGTGTAGCATCTCTGTCAAACTGCCAGATGTTAAAAGTGAACAGGAAGTCCATGACGACTTTAATGATGATCAAGTGGAACATATGAGTTTAACCGATCGATTAAACTTTCTCATGGCCAGAGAGGATTCTAGAGTAAATATTCCTATGAGCTACTCATATTTGAAGAAGAATAAGCCTTCTTCCCCTGAGTCAAGCTATAACTTTTCAGCATCTGCAGAACCTTCAAGCATCAAATGTGCacgaaaaagaaagaaaacagcCAC TGATTCAGTTGAAACAGCACTTGAGGAGGATGCCCCTGGCCTCTTGCAG GTATTGCTAGACAAAGGTGTATTTGTAGATGAAATTAAGCTTTATGGAGAGACAGGGAATGATGAAGCTCTGGACGAATCATTTTGTGAAGATAGCTTTTCAGAGCTTGAAGATGTGATAACAAAT ATTTTCTCTCAGCGCCACTCTTTCATAAAATTCCCTTTGGTTCGCGCTGGAAAGGGTTCGAGAGCGAGTTATTGCTTAGCTTGTTTAATCTCACTTGTGGAGCAG ACACGACATTTGAAGCTTCAAAAATGGCCTGTCGAGTGGGGTTGGTGCCGAGATCTtcaatcatttatttttgtttttcataggCATAACAG GATAGTGCTGGAACGCCCTGAATATGGTTATGCTACGTACTTCTTTGAGCTGGTACAATCCTTACCTGTTGAGTGGCAGATCAAGCGGTTGGTGGTTGCTATGAAGCTGACTACCTGCAGCAGGATTTCCATTATTGAGAACAAAGCATTAATG GTTGGAGAAGATTTAGCTGAAGGTGAGGCAAAGGTGTTGATGGAATATGGCTGGACCCCAAACAGTGGACTGGGAACCATGCTTAACTACCGTGACAGAGTTGTGCATGATAGGAAGAGTGAGGACACTTCAGAGTGGCGATCTAAAATAGGGAAGTTGCTGATTGATGGTTATCTTGGTGGAACCATAGTGATGCCCAACATCCCAAAAAGAGTTGCAGATTACAGGTGTGATTTAAATCCCAACTTAAACTCTAGTGTTCCGATGAATGATTAG
- the LOC101499641 gene encoding uncharacterized protein isoform X5 → MVKEEIYESNFDDLDHVVLKERQRMLLARRLPVLPNPAFEANIGGLSENITEQTVEKVNGDIFSVDGKITVARDQCHDTFKGKKQFDSHGEQGIVPIDKDVPSSSTCPTSGKIKDEPWDNNEINNLNKDAMCSISVKLPDVKSEQEVHDDFNDDQVEHMSLTDRLNFLMAREDSRVNIPMSYSYLKKNKPSSPESSYNFSASAEPSSIKCARKRKKTATDSVETALEEDAPGLLQVLLDKGVFVDEIKLYGETGNDEALDESFCEDSFSELEDVITNIFSQRHSFIKFPLVRAGKGSRASYCLACLISLVEQTRHLKLQKWPVEWGWCRDLQSFIFVFHRHNRIVLERPEYGYATYFFELVQSLPVEWQIKRLVVAMKLTTCSRISIIENKALMVGEDLAEGEAKVLMEYGWTPNSGLGTMLNYRDRVVHDRKSEDTSEWRSKIGKLLIDGYLGGTIVMPNIPKRVADYRCDLNPNLNSSVPMND, encoded by the exons ATGGTTAAAGAGGAGATTTATGAAAGCAATTTTGATGATTTAGATCATGTTGTACTGAAAGAAAGGCAAAGGATGCTGCTAGCTAG GAGGCTTCCAGTGCTACCAAATCCAGCTTTTGag GCTAATATTGGAGGATTGTCTGAAAACATTACGGAACAAACTGTTGAAAAAGTAAATGGTGATATTTTTTCTGTTGATGGAAAAATAACTGTTGCTCGAGATCAGTGTCATGACACATTCAAAGGAAAGAAGCAATTTGATTCACACGGGGAACAAGGTATTGTGCCTATAGATAAGGACGTCCCAAGTAGTTCAACTTGTCCAACCTCTGGCAAAATCAAGGATGAACCTTGGGATAACAATGAAATCAACAATCTTAACAAGGATGCGATGTGTAGCATCTCTGTCAAACTGCCAGATGTTAAAAGTGAACAGGAAGTCCATGACGACTTTAATGATGATCAAGTGGAACATATGAGTTTAACCGATCGATTAAACTTTCTCATGGCCAGAGAGGATTCTAGAGTAAATATTCCTATGAGCTACTCATATTTGAAGAAGAATAAGCCTTCTTCCCCTGAGTCAAGCTATAACTTTTCAGCATCTGCAGAACCTTCAAGCATCAAATGTGCacgaaaaagaaagaaaacagcCAC TGATTCAGTTGAAACAGCACTTGAGGAGGATGCCCCTGGCCTCTTGCAG GTATTGCTAGACAAAGGTGTATTTGTAGATGAAATTAAGCTTTATGGAGAGACAGGGAATGATGAAGCTCTGGACGAATCATTTTGTGAAGATAGCTTTTCAGAGCTTGAAGATGTGATAACAAAT ATTTTCTCTCAGCGCCACTCTTTCATAAAATTCCCTTTGGTTCGCGCTGGAAAGGGTTCGAGAGCGAGTTATTGCTTAGCTTGTTTAATCTCACTTGTGGAGCAG ACACGACATTTGAAGCTTCAAAAATGGCCTGTCGAGTGGGGTTGGTGCCGAGATCTtcaatcatttatttttgtttttcataggCATAACAG GATAGTGCTGGAACGCCCTGAATATGGTTATGCTACGTACTTCTTTGAGCTGGTACAATCCTTACCTGTTGAGTGGCAGATCAAGCGGTTGGTGGTTGCTATGAAGCTGACTACCTGCAGCAGGATTTCCATTATTGAGAACAAAGCATTAATG GTTGGAGAAGATTTAGCTGAAGGTGAGGCAAAGGTGTTGATGGAATATGGCTGGACCCCAAACAGTGGACTGGGAACCATGCTTAACTACCGTGACAGAGTTGTGCATGATAGGAAGAGTGAGGACACTTCAGAGTGGCGATCTAAAATAGGGAAGTTGCTGATTGATGGTTATCTTGGTGGAACCATAGTGATGCCCAACATCCCAAAAAGAGTTGCAGATTACAGGTGTGATTTAAATCCCAACTTAAACTCTAGTGTTCCGATGAATGATTAG